AAGCCCCCACTCCATCTATACTACTCATCAGCCGTCTATCTACAGCCCTCGGCCCCATCAATGGATGAGAAGGGTTGGAGAGGCTCTGATCTGTTATTCGATATAGACGCAGATCAGATCCCCGGATGCTCTGTACAGAAGCTATACTACTGCCCGGGCGAGGGCGAGCTGAGGAGAAAGCCTCCTGAGAGTCAATGCCCCTCTGGCGGTGGGGTTGAGGAGATAGAGATTATAGAGCCTGGATGTATAGAGCTTGCCAAGAGAAGCCTTGCAATGCTTATAGACATCCTGGTCGAGGAGATCGGGATACAGAGATCCTCCATCGAGGCCAGCTTCTCAGGTAACAGGGGGTTCCACATACACTGCTATGTAGATGAGAACCTAAGAAGCCTTGGGAGGGAGGAGAGGAGGATCTTGGTGGAATATATAAGGGGCTCTGGATTCTCTCCAGACGAGTATTACAAGGGTGGCGAGCGTAGGAAGAGAACCCCCATCCCTCCGAGAGCCGTTGACGGGGGTATACCATCGAGGATAGCTAGAACATATCTCAGGCTTGTGGGGGTAGGCGATAAAGAGGTTGTCTCGTATCTCACAGGTATCTCTAGGAGCATCAGTAGAAAGGTTATAGACTCTCTTAGCGATATCTGGAGGAAGGATCTATATGAGGTCTATATAGATGAAAAGGTTACAATGGATATATCGAGGCTAGTGAGAATACCATACTCTATAAACGGCAAGTCAGGCCTAATAGCATATCCAATAGATATAACAAGGATTGAGGATTTCGAGCTAGGGCCCCACCTATCCCCATTCAACAACATGAAAGCCAGGATCAAAACAAAAGCTAAGATCCCCAGGATAAACTTCTACGGCATAGAATTCGAGGCAAATACCCAGGCATACTACGAGGTGGAAGCGCCTCTAGCAATCTTCCTAGCCTTAAAAGGGGTTGCCGATCTAGTTAGCATAAAAAGATAGCCCTACAAGGATACACTATAGCTGGCGAGCTTCCCAGCTGGCTATTTACAAGAATAGCTCTGATCTATACATTGTATCAATCTATATACAGATTAATTAAACCCCATACCATAACTAGTGAATGGTGCTGATGATTGCCCATTGAAGGTGATAAAAAGGCCATTATCCAGGGGTTAGACTCGATAGATTTCGAGATCCTCAGAATGCTCCAGGAGAACGCAAGGATCTCCTATAACGAATTAGCATCCAAGCTTAAGATCCCAAAGCCAACAGCCTACTATAGAGTTAAAAAGCTAGAGTCTATGGGGCTTATCAAGTCCTACGGAGCAATCCTGGATCCCGAGAAACTAGGCTTTGAATACATAACAATAACACTTGTGAGAGGGAGATATGGAAAGGGGTATCACGAGAAGATAGGAGAGATGATCGCAAACCACCCATATGTACAATCAGTATACTTCGTCTTAGGAGACATAGACTTCGTGGTAATGGCTAAATTCCCATCAAGAGAGCGCTTCATGAAGTTCCTAGAAAGCATGATAAACTCACCAGAGATTGAGAGAACATCAACGCTCGTGGTAGTTAAGGTCATAAAAGAGAGTCTAAAGCTCCACATATAATATAGGGTTAACCCTCCTAATATTATAAAGCTCCTTTAAGAGCCTTCATAGATAATCATACCTATATAACTGCTTTAACCAGGATAGGGGTTAGCACGTCTAAGACCGGGCATGGAGCTGAACTATGTACTAGGTTGGAATATAGCCTGGTTCTCTCTATCTAGGGCGAAACCCCATCTTTAAGGGCGGGTAGGATGTCAGCTAGTTTAGCGACTCTATTCTCTATATAACCCTTTAACTTCATTTAGATAGTTTTTTGTCTATAACCTTAACGAGATGATCTCTATAGCTAACTATGTGGAGAGGCTTCTTCTAAGTAAACCCATTGAATAGATCTTTGCAAGGTTTGTCAAGATCTCCTCGCTGTCTGGCTCTCCGAGAATCATGTTCATAATACCAGCCATATGATTGATCCCCATGAGTGATATGGCTAGACTTTCAGGTTCATATATGTTTACAAGCCCTTTGCTTCTATCCTTCTCTATTCTCTTAGCATATGCTCTGAGGAATGGGATATAGTATGCTTTAGCTATCTCTATATCTATGTATTCAGACTCTCTAACAATTCTATATATATTGCTATTCTTCTCTATGAACCCTAGGAAACATGCTGTACCCATTATCTCGAGCTCGATAGGATCTCTGGCTTCCGAGGTGCATAGTGTTAGATACCTTCTTAGGGTTTTACCGATAAGAGCTACGAGATCCCTTAGCAGATCCTCTTTACTCTTATAAAACTTATAGAACATGCCAACGGAGTACCCGGTTTTCTCCATAATCTCATAGATCTTTGCCTCTCTGAAGGTCTTACTCGATATGGTATTGATCGTAGCTATTAATATATTCCACTTATTCTCGGAAATATTAGCAGATCTATATATCTCATACTCCTCTACCAAGCTTACAAGATCTTTAGAGGGTTTTATCTGCATAGTAGGGGGTATCTTATCTCCTCCCAGTCCCTTCAGTATTAGATCTCCAGCAACCTCTATGTCGATCAATATATTACCTGGAACACCGAATATCTGTCGAAAGAGATATATAAATTCAGCACTTCCTATAATCGTAAGCGTGGCAACTAGGGGGTTTATCGCTTCAATGAGGATCCTATCCTCATTCAATATGTTGCTAATCATTCTAAACAGATTTGCATAGTAAAGCCTAGCCAGATCCTCTCTGATAAACTCAAACTCTCTAAACACTCTATGAAAAGCAACTAGCTTCTCATCGTTCATAAGTGTTGAGAATATGTATATGAGACCTCTGATTTTGCTGGGGAGGCCGAGCTGATGTCTAAATGAATCCTTAACTATATTCTCAATATGTTCTAATAGATATTCAGCGTAGTATTTAAGCATATCATCCTTAGATTTGAAATATGTATAGAACTGTGTAGTAGATATTCCCGCTAATCCTGAGATTTCTTTCAAAGATATATCACGGAAGCTTTTCTTAAGTGCTAATTTTGCGAAGGCTTCTATGATCTTCTGTCTATTATCTATACCATACCGAGACATTGACCAGGGCTCCCACTAATTACCTCTTCAGAATACGAAAATTTATTTCTACCAATGAGTAATTTTGAATGGTGAATCACCAGTTGAAAGGGTTGGATTTAAAGAGTATATTAGGCTTATCCTTAGACTTGGCTGAAAATGCTGCAAGGTTGGATCCTTATAAAATAGCGGTCATAGATTATTCCTGGGGGTCTAGAGAGGTATATACATATCTAGATATTGAGAAAGCATCGAGCAACATTGCCACTATATTAGAGGATCTAGGAATCAGTAGGGGGGATCGTGTATCTGTTCTCTCATATAACAACATGGAATACCTATCGATTTATATGGCTACAATTAAGAAAGGGGCTATATTAGCTCCGCTAAGTTGGAGAGCCTCTGCTAAGGAGCTTGCTTTCATGATCGATGATGTTGAGCCTAAGGTGATCTTTTATCATAAGGATTTCGAAGATCTTTTAAGGAGATCATTTGAGATGAGTCTCCACAAGCCTGCAAGGGTAGATATAGAGGAGTTAAGGGGATTACATAGAGTAGAACTGAAAAGAACATATCGAAAAGAGATCCTCTCTGAGGAGGATATAAGCATGCTCCTCTATACAGGCGGTACGACGGGGGGTCTCAAGGCTGCTATGATACCTTATAGACAGGTTCTATGGAATGGTATAAATACCGTGATCTCGTGGGGCCTAACTCCAAATGATATATCGCCTGTCTTCTTTCCCTTCTTCCATACCGGAGGTTGGCATGTAATAACGATTCCTCTATACACGGTACGTGGAACCATTGTTATAGTCAAGAAGTTCGACCCTGACGAAGCAATCGAGATTATTGATAGAGAGAGATGCACAGTAGTGATTGCAGTACCTACAATGTTCCATATGATGGCTAAATCACCTAAATTCAAGTATGCTAAGTTCAGCACTGTTAGATTCTTCAAAAGCGGTGGAGGTATGAGCCCCCTTAGCCTAGTTAAAATATATTGGGATAAAGGGGCTAGATACTTCCAAGGCTATGGGTTGACGGAAGCAGGTCCTAACCTTCTATATACACCTGAGAACACTATGAGGGAAAAGCCCATGAGTGTTGGAAAGCTAGGGCTCTTTGTCCAGCTTAGGGTGGTTAAGGATGATGGTTCGGAAGCTAAGCCAGGGGAAATAGGGGAGCTCCAGGTCAGGGGACCTATAGTCTTTTCAGGATATTGGAGAAGACCTAAGGAGACGATGGATGTTATAACTCCTGATGGGTGGGTTAGAACAGGAGATCTTTTTATTGTTGATGAAGATGGCTACTTCTATTTTATAGAGAGAAAGAAGTTTATGATAAAAACCGGAGGAGAAAATGTATATCCATCCGAAGTTGAAGAGGCAATAAGAGGGCATCCAGGGGTTGAGGAGGTGGCTGTATTTGGTGTACCAGATCCCAAGTGGGTTGAAGCTGTAGCAGCAGTTATAAAGCCCAAGCCGGGTTACCAGATTTCCCCAGATGATATAAAGGCATATCTCAGGGATAAGATAGCCAGCTATAAGATCCCCAAGTACATCTGGATCGTTGAAGAGGTGCCAAAAACAGCTATTGGGAAAATAGATTATTCTTATCTTAAAAAGAAATATTCAGAGATGATAGGTAATGCCTAGCCCGCTCTATTATGAAGACTTCCAGATTGGTACAGTTTTTGAAACACCTGGTAGAACTATTACTGAAAGCGATATAATAAATTTTGCAGGTGTAAGCGGTGATTTCTATAGTCTTCATACAGACGAGATATTCGCATCTAAAACTATGTATAGAGGTAGAATAGCCCATGGACTATTAGTCATATCTATTGCAACTGGGCTATGGATGAGGCTAGGGATATTCGAGGGTAGCTTGGTAGCCCTATATGGTATAGATAGGCTTAGATTTATAAAACCCGTTAGAATAGGTGATACGATAAAGGTACGAATGACCGTTTTAGAAAAAGTCGATAGAGGAGAATATGGTTTAATCACTATTAGGAATGAGATTCTAAACCAAGCAGGTGATTTAGTAGCCATATTCGATGCGAAGATCTTAATAGCTAAGAAACCAGAGACACAGGGGAATTAAAGTTCATCCCTAGGCATGCCATGTCTTTCTATTAAAACTCTCTTTAAAGTTTTGCCAGCGGGGCTTTTGGGGATCTCGTCAACAACCGCTATGTATTTTGGTATCTTATATCTTGCGATCTTTCCAGCAAGGAATTGTATAATCTCCTCTTTAGAGATCTTATGCATAGGCTTTAGCTTTATTATAAGCTTTGGAACCTCCCCCCATTTCTCATCGGGAACACCTATGACTGCGCAATCCTCCACAGAGGGGTGTTGCAGAACCAGTTCTTCGATTTCCCTTGGATAGATCTGCTCACCCCCACTTTTTATTATATCTTTCTTCCTATCTATTACGTAGAAGTAGCCCTCTACATCGTAGAAGCCTATATCTCCTGTATATACACATCCATTCCTCAGTATAGAAGCTGTTTCTTCATCTCTTTTCCAATATCCAGAGAATATGAGTGGGCCGCATATGACGATCTCACCATATTCATTAGGTCCTAGCTCCCTCCCATCATGACCGATAATTTTAATTACATTAAATGCAAAGGGTTTGCCAACGCTTTTCCACCTAGCCTTGATATCTTCTAAGGAAAGATCATATATCGGCATTGTTATATTGTTAGGCCCGCCCTCAGTGATTCCATAGCCCTGCGCCATTTTCACACCCTTAGACCAATATTCCTCCATGATTCTCTTGTCTATGGGTGCGCCCCCGCTGAGCATCCACTCTACATTATCGAAGCGGGTTTCTTTGAATCCATCGGCTTTCATTATCATATAATATATTGTGGGAACCGCGAATATTACCATCGGCCCCTCTGATGTTTCAACTATTTCTAAAAAGATCTTGGGATCGAATTTTTTCACCAGGTATAGAAGGCCTCCACGAACTAGAAGAGGTAATGTTAACAGATTCCATCCACCTGTGTGGAATAGAGGGAGAAGCACTATTGTTTTGTGATCCTCCTTTAGTCTCCAGGTAAGTATCTCCGATACTATGTTATAAAAGATCTGTCTATACGGTATCACAGCACCCTTGGGTACGCCAGTTGTACCGCCTGTAAAAAGGATCATAGCTGGCTCCTCAAAATCTATATTGCGTCTACCCTTGATGCTCTGGGATCTTAGTGCATCATCGTAAGAATATTCCGGGCCTAGGGGTTCCGAATCAGTAACTATTTTTATGATTTTAGAAGCTAGATCTGTTTCAACAGATCTCTCAACTAGCTCTCTAAAGATCGGCTCGTATATGACCGCCTTTGGCTCTACATCCCTTATAATCGCTTTTATTTCACCCGGTGTTAGCCTCCAATTGATAGGCACTAAAACGCTTCCTATCTTTCGAGAAGCTATAAATAATTCTATATATTCAATCCTATTCATTAGGAGAGTCGCAATTTTATCACCGGCCTTAATAGATAAATCAGAGAGGTATTTTGCGACCCTTAAGGATCTTTGAATCAGATCATTATAATTATATTTATTATTATTTTCATACTCGATAATTGCTGTTCTGGCTGAGTATAGTTCTCCTATAGTGTCAAAAATATCTATTGAATAACTTATCTTTACAGCGTTTTCAAGCACTCGATTTCCCCTCTAGCCCTCTCAATTTGAAAAGTGAATCAGCATTTATAAATCTCACGTTTTAAATGATATTATTAAGAGGCGCATTAATAATTAGCAACGCAATATTAATTTATAAGCTTGAATAGTGACTCACTATTTGGAGACATTTATGGTAGGTATTGTTTCCTATGGACTTTATCTTCCTGATCATGTAGTAACGAGTCATGATATATCAAAGATAAGTGGGATCCCTGTGGAAATTATTGAGGAGAAACAAGGTTGGAGGGTAAAGAGAATTAGTAGTCCGCATGAAATGCCTTCTGAGATGGCTATAAAAGCTGTATATAATGCGCTTGACTCTTCAAGAGCTGCCGGTATCAGTCCTAAGGATATAGATGCGATCATCTATATAGGAAGTGAATTTAAGGACTATGGAGTTTGGATGATGTCTACACGGATTCAGGAGGCTTTGGGTCTTACTGATGTATTTGCATTTGATATAGTTGCTATGTGTGCAGGATATCCGGTGGGTCTCGCTATAGCTAAGAGAATAAGTGATCTTGCTGGTAACATAGTCTTAGTTGCATCCTCTAAGGAGTCTTATCTTGTTAACTATAGAGATCCTAATACAAGCTGGGTCTATGATTTCGCAGATGGTGCATCAGCTATTATAGTATCTAGAAGATATAATAGAAATGTAGTTCTCGAAAGCTCGTTCATAACTGATGGAAGGTTCTGGGGGGCTCTAGTAGTTAGATCCCTTGGAGCTGCAATATTTAGAGACAGCAAAAACCTAGAGACCTTAAAGAGACCTTTCTTCGAAAGCTTAATGGATAGAGATATTCTGAGAAAAGATCTTACTTTGACCAGTAAGAAAAACTTTGTGAAAGTTATAAAGGAGGCTGTTGAAAGAAGTGGGTATAGCGTGAGAGACATAGATCTACTAATCCTTAATCATATGAAGAGAAGCTTCCACAATGAGCTGATCAAAGAGCTAGGCCTAGATCCTAGTAAAGCACCTTACCTAGAGGATTATGGGCATACACAGAGCAGCGATATGATAATAGGTCTTGATCTAGGTATTAAAAAAGGGCTTATTAAAGAGGGATCTATAATAGTACTAGCGTCTGGAGGCACAGGATTCATATGGGGTGCAACGGTGGTGAGGTGGGGCTAATGCCCTATGTAGTATCTGGAGATGCAAGGATCTATTATGAGGTAAAGGGCGAAGGACCTCCCTTAGTACTTGTGGAAGGTCTTGGATATGCTATGTGGATGTGGATTATGCAATTAGAAGATCTATCGAGAGAGTTGAAGCTGATAGTCTTTGATAACAGAGGCGTGGGAAGGTCAGACAAACCTCCATACCCATATACTATGGATCTATTCGCAGAGGATCTCAAGATGGTGCTTGATGCAAACAATATAGAGAGAGCCCATATACTGGGGGTATCGATGGGAGGGATGATAGCCCAGCAATTCGCTATTAAATACCCCTCCAGGGTTAAATCTCTCATACTCGTAGCAACCCACCATGGAGGAGACATAGATCCGCCGCCTATGGAGACTATACAAGCTATGTTCGGACCTCCACCCAGCGGTATCAAGGATGAGCGGGAGCTATATAGATATAAGATGAAATATGCTTTCTCGAGGAAGTGGTATGACGAGAATCAAGATATTTTAAACCTTCTTATAGAGCACAGGATCTCAATACCCCAGCCTCCAGAGGCATATCTGAACCAAGCTAGTGCAGTATTTAATTTCAACCTATCTAACGAGGTCTCCAAGATCACCGTACCTACCCTAATCGTACATGGAGATGAAGATATGGTTGTTCCAGTTGGTAATGCATATAAACTCCATAAAAAGATAGCCAGCTCAACACTTCTCATATTTAGAGGGGCTGGGCATCTAGTAAATATAGAGAGAGCATCAGAATTCAATAGAGCAGTAAAGATCTTCATAGATTTGGTGGAGACGGGAGAATATAGGGCTATAAGAGATCCTATAATCATTGATCGTGAGATCAATTCTTTAAGAATCCTTTTGTCAGGAGGTGTATAGAATGAAAAATAGCGTAAAGAAACATATGTATAAGATATGGGAAAAAGAGAGATATATGAGAATAGCCATATATATGTCCCTAGCGTTGCTGTTCATATCAATAGCGAATCCATCGTTCGTGGCTGTTATCAATGCTCAAGGACCTAAACAGACTATAAAAATAGCATTCTTTCAGCCGAGAACAGCGCCTGCTCTGAACTTCTATGGAACCTGGGCTATACAAGGTTTCCATCTAGGGCTTGAATATGCCACGGGAGATAGAAAGCCTGAGAACCTTGCTCTCCTCATGGATCTCAAAGAAGCTAGCTACAACCTACCAGATGGTAGAAAGATAATAGTCAAAGTATTTGATACAAGAGGAAGCCCCGATGTAGCTGTAGCCAAAGCGAGGGAGGCGATAGAGGAGTGGAAAGCCGATATACTTGCTGGTGAGAGCTTTAGCAGTGTAGCTGTTGCTCTGGCATCAATAGCTAAGCAATATGGTAAACTCTACTTTGTAGTACCTGCTGCCGCGGCCTCTATAACGCAAGACCCAATCTTCAATAAATACGTCTTCAGAGTCGCGAGAAATGTTGAGCAGGACGCGCTTGCGATGGTTTACTATATGGTCGAGATCCAGGGGTATAGAAAATTTGCATTTCTAGCGGCAGACTATGAATTCGGCTGGTCATTTATGGAATCTATACAGGCAGCCCTATCTAGATACACAGGCACCAGGATCGTGGCTCTTGAATGGGCGCCTCTAACTACTACAGATTTCAAGCCATATCTACTAAGGATAAACGCTTCAAAGCCTGATGTGATCGGAATTATATGGGCTGGCGATTTCAGCCTTATAATAAGGGATATGGCAGCCCTGAACATCCTGGGCAGGATACCTCTTGCAAGCATAATGATCGACCTATATACTACTAATTATATAAACTTCTGTATACCTGGGATGCAGGGTTCTCTGGAAAACTTAACCGTAGTAACCTATGACGCGTATAGAGCGAGTCCAAGCCCTCTCTATAATATCCTCGAGAGGATGATGAAAGAGGAAAACATATATCCATATGACTTCCTCAGAGGGCATCAGTGTAAAGCGCTGGATAAGCTATCATCAGCCAGAGTACCAGATCTATGGCATCCACCGGCATTTGCCACAGCTCAGTTTATAGTAGAGGCTATCAAAGCTGTCCCAGATCTGAATACTGATAGAATGATAGCGTTTCTTGAAGGACTTACACTTGAAACCCCTATGGGGACTACAACCATAAGGCCTGAGGATCACCAGGCTCTGAGACCATATTACATAGTTAAGATGGTGGTTGATAGCGATCCAGGCTCCGATACTTATGGGCTAGTGATAGGCCGATATATTGAGACGATACCGATTCAAAAGATAATCCCGAGGATCCTTACAACATATAAGCCATACCCAAAGAATCTATCCATAAGCATAAGAGCTCCAATAGCTGGCACAGCACCTTTCACAGCAACCATCTCAGCCCTCATAGAAGGGGGTACTCCACCATATATCTGCGAATGGATCATAGGTAGGGCAACCCTTAATGGCACCAGCATTTCATATACATTCATAGAGCCTGGTATATACAATATAACTCTTAGATGCAGAGACTCCATAGGCCTAAAGGCGGAAGCCAACTCCCAGATAGCTATAGTAGGGCCAGGCGCGATTCAAACACCTACAATGACACAGCCTATAACAATTACCATAAGTACTGTAACCCCGGCCGGAGGTCTAGACACCACATTAATAACAGCTATAGCTATAGCATCTATAGCCATAGTAGTTGCAGCGATCTCCATAGCGATTCTCATGAGGAGGAAACTTAGATGAACGAGATATTGAGAACCGAAAACATCACTAAGAAATTCGGAGGCTTAATAGCTGTAAATAATGTTACTATATCGATTAAGAGGGGATCGATAACAGCGATAATAGGGCCGAATGGGGCTGGAAAAACAACCTTCCTTAACCTTATAAGCGGTGTTATTTACCCCGATACAGGTAGAATCTATTTCGAGGGGATCGATATCACGAGGAAACCTCCTTATGAGAGGGCTAAGCTAGGGATATCGAGATCTTTTCAAAGTAACAGCGTGTTGCAAAGCCTAACTGTTTTTGATAATATGAGGGCAAGCATCATTGGCGTTAAAAACTCCATGAGATTTTGGGATCTGATAAACATATTACAGAGAAAGAGCGACGGTGAGCTCTATAGGGAAATCCACGAGATCATAGATAATATGGGGCTTAAAGGAAGGGAGTGGTTGTTAGCCCAACATTTAACCCAAGC
This region of Sulfolobales archaeon genomic DNA includes:
- a CDS encoding ABC transporter ATP-binding protein, producing MNEILRTENITKKFGGLIAVNNVTISIKRGSITAIIGPNGAGKTTFLNLISGVIYPDTGRIYFEGIDITRKPPYERAKLGISRSFQSNSVLQSLTVFDNMRASIIGVKNSMRFWDLINILQRKSDGELYREIHEIIDNMGLKGREWLLAQHLTQAEQRVLDIAMAIAAKPKLLLLDEPTSGLAAEDVPRIIKLIKSLKEATSNLTIILVEHKLEVVKSLADRVIVMHEGRILADGSYNDVVSNGEVIEAYLGASDA
- a CDS encoding ABC transporter substrate-binding protein; the encoded protein is MKNSVKKHMYKIWEKERYMRIAIYMSLALLFISIANPSFVAVINAQGPKQTIKIAFFQPRTAPALNFYGTWAIQGFHLGLEYATGDRKPENLALLMDLKEASYNLPDGRKIIVKVFDTRGSPDVAVAKAREAIEEWKADILAGESFSSVAVALASIAKQYGKLYFVVPAAAASITQDPIFNKYVFRVARNVEQDALAMVYYMVEIQGYRKFAFLAADYEFGWSFMESIQAALSRYTGTRIVALEWAPLTTTDFKPYLLRINASKPDVIGIIWAGDFSLIIRDMAALNILGRIPLASIMIDLYTTNYINFCIPGMQGSLENLTVVTYDAYRASPSPLYNILERMMKEENIYPYDFLRGHQCKALDKLSSARVPDLWHPPAFATAQFIVEAIKAVPDLNTDRMIAFLEGLTLETPMGTTTIRPEDHQALRPYYIVKMVVDSDPGSDTYGLVIGRYIETIPIQKIIPRILTTYKPYPKNLSISIRAPIAGTAPFTATISALIEGGTPPYICEWIIGRATLNGTSISYTFIEPGIYNITLRCRDSIGLKAEANSQIAIVGPGAIQTPTMTQPITITISTVTPAGGLDTTLITAIAIASIAIVVAAISIAILMRRKLR
- a CDS encoding alpha/beta hydrolase, which encodes MPYVVSGDARIYYEVKGEGPPLVLVEGLGYAMWMWIMQLEDLSRELKLIVFDNRGVGRSDKPPYPYTMDLFAEDLKMVLDANNIERAHILGVSMGGMIAQQFAIKYPSRVKSLILVATHHGGDIDPPPMETIQAMFGPPPSGIKDERELYRYKMKYAFSRKWYDENQDILNLLIEHRISIPQPPEAYLNQASAVFNFNLSNEVSKITVPTLIVHGDEDMVVPVGNAYKLHKKIASSTLLIFRGAGHLVNIERASEFNRAVKIFIDLVETGEYRAIRDPIIIDREINSLRILLSGGV
- a CDS encoding AMP-binding protein → MLENAVKISYSIDIFDTIGELYSARTAIIEYENNNKYNYNDLIQRSLRVAKYLSDLSIKAGDKIATLLMNRIEYIELFIASRKIGSVLVPINWRLTPGEIKAIIRDVEPKAVIYEPIFRELVERSVETDLASKIIKIVTDSEPLGPEYSYDDALRSQSIKGRRNIDFEEPAMILFTGGTTGVPKGAVIPYRQIFYNIVSEILTWRLKEDHKTIVLLPLFHTGGWNLLTLPLLVRGGLLYLVKKFDPKIFLEIVETSEGPMVIFAVPTIYYMIMKADGFKETRFDNVEWMLSGGAPIDKRIMEEYWSKGVKMAQGYGITEGGPNNITMPIYDLSLEDIKARWKSVGKPFAFNVIKIIGHDGRELGPNEYGEIVICGPLIFSGYWKRDEETASILRNGCVYTGDIGFYDVEGYFYVIDRKKDIIKSGGEQIYPREIEELVLQHPSVEDCAVIGVPDEKWGEVPKLIIKLKPMHKISKEEIIQFLAGKIARYKIPKYIAVVDEIPKSPAGKTLKRVLIERHGMPRDEL
- a CDS encoding Lrp/AsnC family transcriptional regulator, translated to MPIEGDKKAIIQGLDSIDFEILRMLQENARISYNELASKLKIPKPTAYYRVKKLESMGLIKSYGAILDPEKLGFEYITITLVRGRYGKGYHEKIGEMIANHPYVQSVYFVLGDIDFVVMAKFPSRERFMKFLESMINSPEIERTSTLVVVKVIKESLKLHI
- a CDS encoding TetR/AcrR family transcriptional regulator — encoded protein: MSRYGIDNRQKIIEAFAKLALKKSFRDISLKEISGLAGISTTQFYTYFKSKDDMLKYYAEYLLEHIENIVKDSFRHQLGLPSKIRGLIYIFSTLMNDEKLVAFHRVFREFEFIREDLARLYYANLFRMISNILNEDRILIEAINPLVATLTIIGSAEFIYLFRQIFGVPGNILIDIEVAGDLILKGLGGDKIPPTMQIKPSKDLVSLVEEYEIYRSANISENKWNILIATINTISSKTFREAKIYEIMEKTGYSVGMFYKFYKSKEDLLRDLVALIGKTLRRYLTLCTSEARDPIELEIMGTACFLGFIEKNSNIYRIVRESEYIDIEIAKAYYIPFLRAYAKRIEKDRSKGLVNIYEPESLAISLMGINHMAGIMNMILGEPDSEEILTNLAKIYSMGLLRRSLST
- a CDS encoding MaoC/PaaZ C-terminal domain-containing protein, which codes for MPSPLYYEDFQIGTVFETPGRTITESDIINFAGVSGDFYSLHTDEIFASKTMYRGRIAHGLLVISIATGLWMRLGIFEGSLVALYGIDRLRFIKPVRIGDTIKVRMTVLEKVDRGEYGLITIRNEILNQAGDLVAIFDAKILIAKKPETQGN
- a CDS encoding AMP-binding protein, with protein sequence MKGLDLKSILGLSLDLAENAARLDPYKIAVIDYSWGSREVYTYLDIEKASSNIATILEDLGISRGDRVSVLSYNNMEYLSIYMATIKKGAILAPLSWRASAKELAFMIDDVEPKVIFYHKDFEDLLRRSFEMSLHKPARVDIEELRGLHRVELKRTYRKEILSEEDISMLLYTGGTTGGLKAAMIPYRQVLWNGINTVISWGLTPNDISPVFFPFFHTGGWHVITIPLYTVRGTIVIVKKFDPDEAIEIIDRERCTVVIAVPTMFHMMAKSPKFKYAKFSTVRFFKSGGGMSPLSLVKIYWDKGARYFQGYGLTEAGPNLLYTPENTMREKPMSVGKLGLFVQLRVVKDDGSEAKPGEIGELQVRGPIVFSGYWRRPKETMDVITPDGWVRTGDLFIVDEDGYFYFIERKKFMIKTGGENVYPSEVEEAIRGHPGVEEVAVFGVPDPKWVEAVAAVIKPKPGYQISPDDIKAYLRDKIASYKIPKYIWIVEEVPKTAIGKIDYSYLKKKYSEMIGNA
- a CDS encoding 3-oxoacyl-ACP synthase; amino-acid sequence: MVGIVSYGLYLPDHVVTSHDISKISGIPVEIIEEKQGWRVKRISSPHEMPSEMAIKAVYNALDSSRAAGISPKDIDAIIYIGSEFKDYGVWMMSTRIQEALGLTDVFAFDIVAMCAGYPVGLAIAKRISDLAGNIVLVASSKESYLVNYRDPNTSWVYDFADGASAIIVSRRYNRNVVLESSFITDGRFWGALVVRSLGAAIFRDSKNLETLKRPFFESLMDRDILRKDLTLTSKKNFVKVIKEAVERSGYSVRDIDLLILNHMKRSFHNELIKELGLDPSKAPYLEDYGHTQSSDMIIGLDLGIKKGLIKEGSIIVLASGGTGFIWGATVVRWG
- a CDS encoding DNA primase small subunit domain-containing protein, yielding MSSTSRRDQSSQSLLKSLFAGYYSKAELRLPDDMEFREFALQPFDSQSYVRHLSFRSPEELRRYISQKPPLHLYYSSAVYLQPSAPSMDEKGWRGSDLLFDIDADQIPGCSVQKLYYCPGEGELRRKPPESQCPSGGGVEEIEIIEPGCIELAKRSLAMLIDILVEEIGIQRSSIEASFSGNRGFHIHCYVDENLRSLGREERRILVEYIRGSGFSPDEYYKGGERRKRTPIPPRAVDGGIPSRIARTYLRLVGVGDKEVVSYLTGISRSISRKVIDSLSDIWRKDLYEVYIDEKVTMDISRLVRIPYSINGKSGLIAYPIDITRIEDFELGPHLSPFNNMKARIKTKAKIPRINFYGIEFEANTQAYYEVEAPLAIFLALKGVADLVSIKR